TCCCACCATTGCAAAGGGTTGTCCAAGGACACCTGATGCGAGGGCGGCGCGAATACCGCCGAGCCAGACACGAGCTTCTCTTCCGGTACTCCCGGATAATCTTCGGCATCCAAGGGACGCTCTGCCACGGTCAAATACTGCGTCTCTTCCACGAACTGCGCGTACTCAGCATTGGTGACCTCGTGCTCGTCCATCCAGAAACCGCTCACCGTCACGGTATGAACGGGNNNNNNNNNNCATTCCCTCGGGGGTGTCACCATCCGGAGTCCGACTCGCCTGCTCGCGGCTGGCGGACCCGCGCGACGGCGCGGCGTCCGATCCACCTGATGCAGCATCAGCACTATCGGACTTGGGTGCCTGCGATCCGTCTCGACTCCCTGTTGGATGACAAGCTGCAAGGAACAATGAGAGCACGCAGCTATACGTGACGAGATGTATTGCTCTCTCGAACATCACAATCCCCCCCGGCAGCCGAACACTGTGGCATTTTGGCATCTGGGCTTGTCGTGCTCGCCGAATCACAGCCAGGCCCCCGAAGCTTCTTCGCCGGCGTCACGGCGCTCTGGCTGAGTCTCTGGCCAAGTCTCTGGCCAAGTCTCTGGGAGATTCTGCTTTCCCTGATGTCGTTGGTCAACTCGTACACTGCGTGTCGTCTCCCCCGGCCTCGAAAAGAG
This Luteitalea sp. DNA region includes the following protein-coding sequences:
- a CDS encoding SUMF1/EgtB/PvdO family nonheme iron enzyme; protein product: PVHTVTVSGFWMDEHEVTNAEYAQFVEETQYLTVAERPLDAEDYPGVPEEKLVSGSAVFAPPSHQVSLDNPLQWW